One window of Amaranthus tricolor cultivar Red isolate AtriRed21 chromosome 13, ASM2621246v1, whole genome shotgun sequence genomic DNA carries:
- the LOC130797472 gene encoding SWI/SNF complex component SNF12 homolog, with amino-acid sequence MAQSQGQSHGRIGLNSANVSSPVAATPAPSSTKKSHGKQSSKTQSSSGTGGGVPFKTMELAPAARKKKRKASEKKLPEKIAALLPESTLYTQLVELEAKVDAALARKKMDIQESVMKPPCAQKTLRIYVFNTFANQPLNSESKCSEAPTWTLKIIGKILEDADDSSSGTMANRSSSYPKFSSFFKKITIYLDQNLYPDDHVIIWDNSRSSVLHEGFEVKRKGDKEFTAIIRLEMNNIVEKFKLSPALSQVLGLELETRARIMTALWHYVKVKKLQDPNDPAIFSCDSPLRKVFGEEKIKFSVASQKLAHHLSPLQPIQLEHRIKLSGNNPSGNMCYDVLVDVPFPLEEDMYAFLERMGKYREIDDYDNAIVGAIKKIKEHHQRRTFFLGFSQSPADFINTLIASQDRDLKVVAGDAIRDAQQERRSVFFNQPWVEDAVLRYLNRKSSSGSDAAGAT; translated from the exons ATGGCGCAATCCCAAGGCCAGTCTCATGGCCGTATAGGGCTGAATTCTGCCAATGTTTCTTCTCCTGTTGCTGCTACCCCTGCTCCTTCAAGTACCAAGAAGAGTCATGGCAAACAGTCTAGTAAGACTCAAAGTTCTTCTGGAACTGGTGGAGGTGTTCCGTTTAAGACGATGGAGCTTGCTCCGGCTGCTCGTAAGAAGAAAAGGAAAGCATCAGAGAAGAAATTGCCTGAAAAAATTGCAGCCCTTTTACCAGAAAGCACTCTTTACACACAATTGGTTGAGTTGGAAGCCAAGGTTGATGCTGCCCTTGCTAGAAAGAAAATGGACATTCAGGAGTCAGTTATGAAACCTCCTTGTGCTCAGAAAACACTGCGTATATATGTGTTCAATACTTTTGCCAATCAGCCGCTTAATTCTGAAAGTAAGTGTTCCGAAGCACCTACTTGGACACTTAAGATTATTGGAAAGATATTAGAAGACGCGGATGATTCAAGTTCTGGGACTATGGCCAATAGGTCAAGTTCATACCCAAAGTTCTCTTCTTTTTTCAagaaaattacaatttaccTTGATCAGAATCTTTATCCTGATGATCATGTAATCATATGGGATAATTCTCGCTCTTCTGTGCTTCATGAAGGTTTTGAAGTTAAAAGGAAGGGGGATAAGGAATTTACAGCCATTATAAGGCTTGAAATGAATAATATCGTTGAGAAGTTTAAACTATCACCTGCTCTTTCTCAAGTTCTTGGACTTGAATTAGAAACTCGCGCAAGGATAATGACTGCATTGTGGCACTATGTGAAGGTTAAGAAGTTGCAAGACCCGAATGATCCTGCTATATTTTCCTGTGATTCACCTCTGCGGAAAGTGTTTGGAGAGGAAAAGATTAAGTTTTCTGTGGCTTCACAGAAGCTTGCTCATCATTTATCTCCTCTGCAACCTATACAGTTGGAGCATAGGATTAAGCTTTCTGGAAATAATCCAAGCGGAAATATGTGTTATGATGTTCTAGTTGATGTTCCCTTTCCTTTAGAGGAAGACATGTATGCTTTTCTGGAAAGGATGGGGAAGTACAGGGAAATAGATGATTATGACAATGCCATTGTTGGTGCTATAAAGAAGATCAAAGAGCATCATCAAAGAAGAACCTTTTTCCTGGGATTTAGTCAATCACCTGCAGATTTTATTAACACATTGATTGCTTCTCAAGACAGAGATTTGAAGGTAGTTGCTGGTGATGCTATTCGTGATGCTCAGCAGGAGCGTCGGAGTGTCTTTTTCAACCAACCATG GGTCGAGGATGCTGTGTTGCGTTATCTGAATCGTAAATCTTCTAGTGGAAGTGATGCTGCAGGAGCTACATGA
- the LOC130797470 gene encoding cytochrome P450 94B3-like: MSLYLFDLFFFFSFLIFFSSFLFSFLYTKSSSLTYGPPSYPIIGCLFSFYKNRKRLLDWYTELLSKSATLTIIVRRLGARKVIVTANPDNVEYILKTNFPNYPKGQPLAEILGDLLGHGIFNVDGELWASQRKLASHEFTTKSLREFVVKTLEDEVDGRLIPLLHLAAKQNNIIDLQEVLKRFTYDTICKLSLGIDPNCLDLSVPIPPLIAAFENAAAISARRATSPVYIIWKLKRALNIGSEHKLKQSINILHRLVQNIISTKQESLTDLKDGQNQDLLSRFLRAGYEGELARDMVISFIMAGRDTTAAAMTWLCWLLSSVDPPARENIRSELEGGLESESRPLGYEDVKNMRYLHACLFEAMRLYPPVAWDSKHAVKDDVLPDGTRVGKGDRVTYFPYGMGRMKAIWGEDRYEFNPDRWFETRDDEQSFSETENNNYDTRKLKMVNPYEYPIFQAGPRVCLGKEMAFIQMKYVMASILNRFDFEPVSKETPVFVPLLTAHMAGGLKVKVKEITKK, translated from the exons ATGTCTCTCTACCTATTTgatctcttctttttcttttccttccttATTTTCTTCTCCTCTTTTCTTTTCTCCTTTCTCTACACCAAATCCTCATCTTTAACCTATGGCCCACCTTCATACCCTATAATAGGGTGCCTATTTTCCTTctacaaaaatagaaaaaggcTCCTAGATTGGTACACCGAATTATTATCTAAATCTGCCACGCTCACAATTATCGTACGACGATTGGGAGCGCGAAAAGTCATTGTCACAGCTAATCCTGACAATGTTGAATATATCCTTAAAACAAATTTCCCAAACTACCCTAAAGGACAACCTTTAGCTGAAATTTTAGGTGATCTTTTAGGACATGGTATTTTTAATGTAGATGGTGAATTATGGGCTTCTCAAAGAAAATTAGCAAGTCATGAATTTACAACTAAATCTCTTAGAGAATTTGTTGTTAAGACTTTGGAAGATGAAGTTGATGGAAGACTTATTCCTTTGCTTCATTTGGCTGCtaaacaaaacaatattattGACTTACAG GAAGTACTAAAAAGATTCACATATGATACAATCTGCAAACTCTCTTTAGGGATAGATCCCAACTGTCTAGACCTATCGGTTCCGATCCCACCTCTCATTGCTGCGTTCGAGAATGCTGCTGCAATCTCCGCTAGGCGAGCCACTAGCCCAGTGTACATCATTTGGAAGCTCAAACGAGCCCTTAATATTGGCTCGGAGCACAAACTCAAGCAGTCCATCAACATACTCCACCGCCTTGTCCAAAACATCATCTCGACTAAACAAGAGTCGCTCACTGATTTGAAAGATGGACAAAATCAAGACTTGCTATCTCGGTTTCTTCGTGCAGGGTATGAAGGCGAGCTGGCTAGAGATATGGTGATCAGTTTTATTATGGCTGGACGGGATACTACTGCAGCTGCGATGACATGGCTATGTTGGCTGTTATCTTCGGTGGACCCTCCTGCTCGAGAGAATATCAGATCGGAGTTGGAAGGTGGACTAGAGTCGGAGTCTCGCCCTTTAGGGTATGAGGATGTGAAGAATATGAGATATTTGCATGCTTGTTTATTCGAGGCCATGAGGTTGTATCCTCCGGTAGCCTGGGACTCAAAACACGCTGTAAAGGATGATGTTTTACCTGATGGGACTAGAGTCGGGAAAGGGGATCGGGTGACATACTTTCCATATGGTATGGGGAGGATGAAGGCTATTTGGGGGGAGGATCGGTATGAGTTCAACCCGGACCGGTGGTTTGAAACTCGGGATGACGAACAATCTTTTTCAGAAACCGAAAATAACAACTACGATACAAGAAAATTGAAGATGGTAAATCCTTACGAGTACCCAATTTTTCAAGCCGGACCTAGGGTATGTCTCGGGAAAGAAATGGCATTCATTCAAATGAAATATGTCATGGCCTCTATCTTAAATCGGTTCGATTTTGAGCCAGTTAGTAAAGAAACTCCAGTATTTGTGCCACTTTTGACTGCTCATATGGCAGGAGGACTAAAAGTAAAGGTGAAGGAAATCACGAAAAAATAA